A genomic region of Exiguobacterium oxidotolerans JCM 12280 contains the following coding sequences:
- a CDS encoding alpha/beta hydrolase → MRKGLAIVLAILLVFIGLISFDGYRIQKTLVGESEASPILAGKPADESSDALTEATEWSAAQPFEQKTFETDGLVHHADYLPATESTNKSVILVPDEEQATPDGVAPLVQLYHEQFGYNVLVVERRGQPENGGKKNYGWLDRLDLIEWTKRLLEETGDESHIAYHGLGVGGSTALLAAGEEMLPTQVKVVISEGAYARFDDWLNHLADQQISYPAGPSLAMASTFNKFEQDFFYGDVSVTRQTSKIMIPTLFIHGTDDQLMPSRMVYELYQAKPGLKQLYPVRGAGHGQTYLEDQVNYQKRLKLFIQPFMTTN, encoded by the coding sequence GTGCGAAAAGGACTAGCAATCGTACTCGCGATACTACTCGTATTCATCGGATTAATCAGTTTTGATGGATACCGCATTCAAAAAACATTAGTCGGCGAGTCGGAAGCGTCACCGATTCTTGCGGGTAAACCGGCTGATGAATCAAGTGACGCCCTGACCGAGGCAACTGAATGGTCTGCTGCCCAACCGTTCGAACAGAAGACGTTCGAGACGGATGGACTCGTTCATCACGCAGACTATCTACCTGCAACAGAGTCAACAAACAAATCGGTCATTCTCGTCCCGGACGAGGAACAAGCGACGCCGGACGGAGTTGCACCACTCGTGCAGCTGTATCATGAACAATTCGGCTACAATGTCTTAGTCGTCGAACGACGGGGGCAGCCTGAGAACGGTGGGAAAAAGAATTACGGCTGGCTCGATCGGCTTGATTTGATTGAATGGACGAAACGACTTCTCGAGGAAACAGGGGACGAGAGTCACATCGCCTATCACGGGCTTGGTGTCGGCGGATCGACCGCATTACTCGCAGCTGGAGAAGAAATGTTACCGACACAAGTCAAAGTCGTCATCTCTGAAGGTGCCTACGCCCGATTTGATGACTGGCTCAATCATTTAGCGGATCAACAGATCAGTTATCCCGCAGGCCCGTCACTCGCGATGGCGAGCACGTTCAATAAATTCGAACAGGATTTCTTTTACGGTGACGTGTCGGTGACACGACAAACGAGCAAAATCATGATTCCGACGCTGTTCATCCATGGGACGGACGATCAACTCATGCCATCGCGGATGGTTTATGAACTGTATCAAGCAAAACCTGGATTGAAGCAGTTGTATCCGGTCCGAGGAGCGGGTCATGGTCAAACGTATCTCGAAGATCAAGTCAACTATCAAAAACGCTTAAAATTATTCATCCAGCCATTCATGACAACGAATTAA
- a CDS encoding PH domain-containing protein: MTRRVHPLFILMSTLTHLRSTVIPLAFLLFNDLKNDGFGWYTIIGFSVFCLVLLISGITSWYFYTFTIDDQAIRVNKGVFRKSERTTQRRRIESVGINQNLLERLLGLATLSVETSSEGGEPEVELKGVRLAFATSLKSTIKEEDEQIEQIEATDSFRVSLSDLFFAGALSGRLGLALVGFFAGYQLIDQYIEKYIDRVFNELAHLSLVLLIGIGLLVLLFAYIGSIVVYVVRYGSFEATLKDKRLTIRYGLLNRTEVIFHQDKVQSLFIEENWIKRRFKRAHLSLNVISANGKEEQMLLHPFIRESEIDAFLDRFLPRFKRVKPMQHATDRGFFYVIRWRLVRYIVLFSAINASLVYFLTSPLKWIGMLLYLVLPLYYVIARTGYRNTCYGFEQELFVLRRQLVNRETIYAPRLKIEALSGHVSRFLEQKDLLKFEINLRGKGHLNAGYFTHKQFEDVRTWYQRSFLKTDRAEAGDIRYDNE; the protein is encoded by the coding sequence ATGACACGTCGCGTCCACCCGTTATTCATCTTGATGTCGACGCTGACGCATCTCCGGTCGACGGTCATCCCGCTCGCTTTTTTATTGTTCAATGATTTAAAGAACGATGGATTCGGTTGGTATACAATCATCGGCTTTAGTGTTTTTTGTCTCGTTCTTCTCATTTCTGGAATCACTTCTTGGTATTTTTATACGTTTACGATTGATGACCAAGCGATTCGTGTCAACAAAGGGGTCTTCCGTAAAAGTGAACGGACGACACAACGGCGGCGGATTGAATCCGTCGGCATCAACCAAAACCTGCTCGAGCGTCTGCTCGGTTTAGCGACGCTGTCCGTCGAAACGTCTTCTGAAGGCGGTGAACCGGAAGTCGAATTAAAAGGTGTCCGGCTCGCGTTCGCTACTTCCTTGAAGTCGACGATTAAAGAAGAGGACGAACAGATAGAACAAATAGAGGCGACGGACTCGTTTCGTGTCAGCTTGTCCGACCTGTTTTTTGCCGGCGCCTTGTCCGGTCGTCTCGGACTGGCGCTAGTCGGTTTCTTTGCAGGGTATCAACTGATTGATCAATATATCGAAAAGTATATCGATCGTGTCTTTAATGAATTGGCGCATTTATCACTCGTCCTCCTGATTGGAATCGGATTGCTTGTCTTACTCTTCGCCTACATCGGATCGATAGTCGTCTACGTCGTTCGTTACGGTTCGTTCGAAGCGACTCTCAAAGATAAACGGCTGACCATCCGTTACGGATTACTGAACCGGACGGAAGTCATCTTTCACCAGGATAAGGTCCAATCCTTATTCATCGAGGAAAACTGGATTAAACGACGGTTCAAGCGTGCACACTTGTCGCTCAACGTCATATCGGCGAACGGGAAGGAAGAGCAGATGTTGCTTCACCCCTTCATCCGGGAATCGGAAATCGACGCCTTCCTCGACCGGTTTCTCCCGCGCTTCAAACGTGTAAAACCGATGCAGCATGCGACCGACCGCGGGTTCTTCTATGTCATCCGTTGGCGGCTCGTCCGGTATATCGTCTTGTTTTCAGCAATCAATGCCAGCCTGGTCTATTTTTTGACGAGCCCGCTTAAATGGATCGGCATGCTGTTGTACCTGGTTTTACCACTCTATTACGTTATTGCCCGAACGGGGTACCGCAATACGTGTTACGGGTTCGAACAAGAGTTGTTCGTCTTACGTCGTCAACTCGTCAACCGGGAAACGATTTATGCACCGCGTTTAAAAATCGAGGCTTTGTCGGGGCACGTCTCCCGTTTTCTCGAACAAAAGGACTTGCTGAAGTTCGAAATCAATCTGCGTGGTAAAGGACATTTGAACGCGGGTTATTTCACACACAAGCAATTTGAGGATGTCCGGACCTGGTACCAACGCTCTTTTCTGAAAACAGACCGTGCAGAAGCAGGGGACATACGGTATGATAACGAATAA
- a CDS encoding PH domain-containing protein → MQSSTLKSGWQRLSLDSVKVERQYVAIRFSLYALLIAVMTTVQIMWLDLSPWWMWIVTGLVAALFILKFYYIPRLRYDYFRYQVDEEFLGVKSGVIFRKIEIIPLVKVQFIDTSTGPLLRRAGLMNIKVNTASGFAEIQRLEERRTLELRRHIERFAKLEEQEEESL, encoded by the coding sequence ATGCAATCTTCAACCTTAAAAAGTGGCTGGCAACGGTTATCACTCGACTCCGTCAAAGTCGAACGGCAATATGTGGCGATACGGTTTAGTTTGTATGCGCTTTTGATTGCCGTCATGACAACCGTCCAAATCATGTGGCTCGACTTATCTCCGTGGTGGATGTGGATCGTGACAGGACTCGTGGCCGCGTTATTCATCTTAAAGTTTTATTACATACCGCGTCTGCGTTACGACTATTTCCGTTATCAGGTCGATGAAGAATTTTTAGGCGTCAAGTCAGGCGTCATCTTCCGTAAAATCGAAATCATACCACTCGTCAAAGTTCAGTTCATCGATACATCGACCGGTCCCTTGTTACGTCGCGCCGGCTTGATGAACATCAAAGTCAATACAGCATCCGGATTTGCGGAAATCCAGCGTCTCGAGGAACGACGGACACTCGAATTAAGACGCCATATCGAACGCTTCGCGAAACTCGAGGAGCAAGAGGAGGAATCCTTATGA
- a CDS encoding MarR family winged helix-turn-helix transcriptional regulator: protein MMSNPLSLDEQLCFPFYSISREITRRYRPLLEPLGLTYPQYLVMLVLWEEDQQSLKAVGERLHLDSGTLTPLLKKLEASELIRRVRNKQDERHIEITLTDKGHMLREQAEQVPLALKETLGVSEEDLERVKQTLNQLVIKMNGTE from the coding sequence ATCATGTCAAACCCATTATCGTTAGATGAACAACTTTGTTTTCCCTTTTATTCGATTTCGCGTGAAATTACGAGGCGGTATCGTCCGTTGCTCGAACCACTCGGACTGACGTATCCACAATATTTAGTGATGCTCGTTTTATGGGAAGAAGATCAGCAATCCTTGAAAGCCGTCGGTGAACGGTTGCATTTGGATTCAGGGACGCTAACCCCGTTATTGAAAAAACTCGAAGCGTCAGAATTAATTCGACGCGTCCGCAATAAGCAAGATGAACGACATATCGAAATCACGTTGACAGACAAAGGGCATATGTTGCGCGAGCAAGCGGAACAAGTTCCGCTTGCCTTAAAAGAGACACTCGGCGTGTCGGAAGAGGATTTAGAACGTGTCAAACAAACGTTAAATCAATTGGTTATAAAAATGAACGGAACTGAATGA
- a CDS encoding organic hydroperoxide resistance protein: MKPMFTSSATAVGGRDGRVVSEDGVLDVALAMPVPGSKKSATNPEQLFAAGYSACFDSALNLVARKQGIKHDGSEVTAHVTLNEAADGFALSVELDVLVRGVSEEQAAELAKIAHTVCPYSRATAGNIQVDVFTRTTDAA, from the coding sequence ATGAAACCAATGTTCACATCATCAGCTACAGCAGTCGGAGGACGCGACGGACGCGTCGTTTCAGAAGATGGCGTTTTAGACGTCGCTCTCGCCATGCCAGTCCCAGGATCTAAAAAATCAGCGACGAATCCGGAGCAACTGTTTGCTGCTGGATACTCTGCTTGCTTTGATTCTGCATTAAATCTTGTTGCACGTAAACAAGGCATCAAACATGATGGAAGCGAAGTAACGGCGCACGTTACGTTGAACGAAGCAGCAGACGGATTTGCTTTATCTGTTGAACTTGATGTTCTCGTCCGTGGTGTATCGGAAGAACAAGCTGCCGAACTTGCAAAAATCGCACACACAGTTTGCCCTTACTCACGCGCGACAGCTGGAAACATCCAAGTCGATGTTTTCACTCGTACGACTGACGCAGCATAA
- a CDS encoding GTP pyrophosphokinase: MIRLHAQDLNTMMLEYVNDKEDYDAFADKLKILLSELLDAAGIKYHSIVSRTKDSESLYQKVLRQPNKYRSLKDVHDLTGIRIVTYFHDDVREAARIIENEFSIDRDQSVDKSTLLDTTEFGYLSVHFVAALSEQRLALSEYGRFKSHTAEIQIRSILQHAWAEIEHDLGYKNPNSVPAEVRRSFSRVAGLLEIADQEFVNIKKQLKQFEDETVQQILSDPYKVRITSDNLNYFIDHSPVISELDKRLVTSQMMLDSDQQLINELIRMFHYVDIRNYGELIDAVSSHSTLALKCAQVMPNPFLPRQGIGIAYICMAVTIAGNDTHRIDYFFRRFYPELRNVTEIITKVQPSHDEMIQEKNID, from the coding sequence GTGATTCGCTTGCATGCACAAGACTTGAATACGATGATGCTCGAATACGTCAATGATAAGGAAGATTATGACGCATTCGCAGACAAACTAAAAATTCTATTATCCGAGCTACTCGACGCGGCCGGAATCAAATACCATTCGATTGTCTCACGGACGAAGGATTCGGAAAGCCTCTACCAAAAAGTCTTACGGCAACCGAACAAATACCGATCGCTCAAGGACGTCCATGATTTGACGGGAATCCGGATCGTCACCTACTTCCACGACGACGTCCGGGAAGCTGCCCGCATCATTGAAAATGAATTTTCGATCGACCGCGATCAATCGGTCGATAAATCGACGTTGCTCGATACGACGGAGTTTGGCTACTTGTCCGTCCACTTCGTCGCCGCCTTGAGTGAACAACGCCTTGCCTTAAGTGAATACGGTCGCTTCAAGTCGCATACGGCAGAAATTCAAATCCGTTCGATTTTACAACACGCCTGGGCAGAGATTGAACATGATTTAGGGTATAAAAATCCGAACAGCGTCCCGGCAGAAGTCCGCCGCAGTTTCAGCCGCGTCGCCGGACTGCTTGAGATCGCCGATCAAGAATTCGTCAACATCAAAAAGCAACTCAAACAATTCGAGGATGAGACCGTCCAACAAATTTTATCCGATCCGTATAAAGTCCGGATCACGTCCGATAACTTAAACTATTTCATCGACCACTCCCCTGTCATCAGTGAGCTCGACAAGCGACTCGTCACGTCACAAATGATGCTCGATTCCGACCAGCAACTGATCAATGAGTTGATCCGGATGTTCCATTACGTCGACATCCGCAATTACGGTGAACTGATCGATGCCGTCTCGAGTCATAGCACACTCGCCTTAAAATGTGCTCAAGTCATGCCGAATCCTTTTTTGCCGCGCCAAGGCATCGGTATCGCCTACATCTGCATGGCCGTGACGATTGCCGGGAACGACACACACCGGATCGATTACTTCTTCCGTCGCTTCTACCCGGAGCTTCGGAACGTCACGGAAATCATTACAAAAGTTCAGCCGTCGCATGATGAGATGATTCAAGAGAAAAATATTGATTAA
- a CDS encoding MarR family winged helix-turn-helix transcriptional regulator, translating into MATTIEVAQRDQLIVDTEKGLRMNYRAIKKDVRSMFTTYLTRNEFFILKSLCGQSPQIASALSNEFQFSASMITALADELTKKGLISRERSELDRRVVELRATPDGIELYEKLEAMKMEYLSDVFSAFSDTELDTFRTLLTKLEQQD; encoded by the coding sequence ATGGCAACGACAATCGAAGTAGCACAACGCGATCAATTGATCGTCGATACAGAAAAAGGACTCCGCATGAACTACCGCGCCATCAAAAAAGATGTTCGCAGCATGTTCACGACCTATTTGACACGAAATGAATTTTTCATTTTGAAGTCGCTTTGCGGGCAAAGTCCACAAATCGCATCCGCCCTGTCGAACGAATTCCAGTTCTCTGCAAGTATGATTACAGCACTTGCCGATGAATTGACAAAAAAAGGCTTGATTTCACGCGAACGCAGTGAACTCGACCGCCGTGTCGTCGAGCTCCGGGCAACACCAGACGGGATCGAACTGTACGAAAAACTTGAAGCGATGAAGATGGAGTACCTCTCGGACGTCTTCTCCGCGTTTTCGGATACAGAACTTGATACGTTCCGGACACTCTTGACGAAACTCGAACAACAAGATTAA
- a CDS encoding tetratricopeptide repeat protein yields MTHATLEQVTALRQSKQYEQAKQMMRELLETDRTNPYYHFQMAWCFDNLGEEQAAVPHYVFAINNGLDAQFLTDAYIGLGSTYRALGQYAAARDTFTEGLARFPDSTGLKTFLALTLFNLKQHEEAMQQLLDVITTMTPDSDVHAYRQALRYYRDHLHDVSET; encoded by the coding sequence ATGACGCATGCTACTTTAGAACAGGTGACGGCGCTCCGTCAGTCGAAACAGTACGAGCAAGCCAAACAGATGATGCGTGAACTGTTAGAGACCGACCGTACGAATCCTTACTACCATTTTCAGATGGCTTGGTGTTTTGACAACCTCGGCGAAGAACAGGCGGCCGTCCCGCATTATGTCTTTGCCATCAATAACGGACTCGACGCACAGTTTTTGACGGACGCTTATATCGGACTCGGCAGTACATACCGGGCACTCGGACAATACGCTGCTGCGCGTGACACCTTTACGGAAGGCTTAGCACGTTTCCCCGACAGCACGGGACTGAAGACATTTTTAGCCTTGACGCTGTTTAATCTCAAGCAGCATGAGGAAGCGATGCAACAGTTGCTTGATGTCATCACGACGATGACGCCGGACTCCGACGTCCATGCGTACAGACAAGCCCTCCGTTATTACCGTGACCATTTACATGACGTGTCCGAGACGTAA
- a CDS encoding DUF402 domain-containing protein gives MKRPTDAQTSVLTIIAYKYPDQPHYEWRGNMLEKTDDYVLVHGQAGRRLVHHTRGQTFTYATQSLEYYPLNAPFTVNIDFDADGTSYHCNVCLPPRLDGDTLSFVDLDLDYVRNQAGTWQVVDRDEFLVNQRTFAYPIRLIEQAEAALTDLIKRVTEGRFPFDGFLAQQVTRLSQSVSRPPE, from the coding sequence ATGAAACGACCAACAGATGCACAAACGTCAGTCCTGACGATCATTGCCTATAAATACCCCGACCAGCCCCATTACGAGTGGCGTGGCAACATGCTCGAAAAAACAGACGACTACGTGCTCGTCCATGGACAAGCAGGCAGAAGACTGGTCCATCATACACGGGGACAGACCTTCACCTATGCGACACAGTCGCTTGAGTATTATCCCCTGAACGCGCCGTTCACGGTCAATATCGACTTCGATGCAGACGGAACTTCCTATCACTGCAACGTCTGCCTGCCCCCACGGCTCGACGGGGACACATTGTCTTTCGTCGACCTCGACCTCGATTATGTCCGCAATCAAGCAGGCACCTGGCAAGTCGTCGACCGGGACGAGTTCCTCGTCAATCAACGGACGTTCGCCTATCCTATCCGACTGATTGAACAAGCGGAAGCTGCCTTGACGGACTTGATTAAACGCGTGACCGAGGGACGGTTTCCGTTCGATGGGTTTCTTGCACAACAGGTGACCAGACTGTCACAATCCGTCTCCCGTCCCCCCGAATGA
- a CDS encoding aminoglycoside phosphotransferase family protein: MDREEIKQNIGWLKSATRIEPLTIGYSSYPKFYVINGQREYVLQLMDGTRFAWQRELAENVQTMSADGLPVVPFVEVGWLSTHSAYSIRPYFRGNDAKTELETSDEATAYKLGIEAGRVLAALHGYAAPASVADWAERCRTKHQRYVTAYRTSGVEFEQAEQLIAWVEQQIPRLTDRPNRFQHDDFHLGNLIVRDGSLVGVIDFDQADYGDPWHDFVKLGLFTVEQSIPFARGQLKGYFDGPVPEAFWDVYSIYMAMTLFSALVWTIRNHPEEVTEMTGRLTRILAAHDNFSRRIPEWYTG; encoded by the coding sequence ATGGACCGGGAAGAGATCAAACAAAACATCGGCTGGTTAAAGAGTGCGACACGCATCGAGCCATTGACGATCGGTTATTCGTCTTACCCGAAATTCTACGTCATCAACGGACAAAGGGAGTACGTGTTACAGCTCATGGATGGAACACGGTTCGCTTGGCAACGGGAGTTGGCGGAAAACGTCCAAACGATGAGTGCGGACGGACTGCCGGTCGTGCCTTTTGTTGAGGTGGGATGGCTCTCAACACATTCAGCTTACAGCATCAGACCGTATTTTAGGGGGAACGATGCAAAAACGGAGCTCGAGACGTCAGACGAGGCGACAGCGTACAAGCTAGGTATCGAAGCGGGGCGGGTGCTGGCAGCGCTCCACGGATATGCTGCACCTGCTTCGGTCGCAGATTGGGCAGAGCGGTGCCGAACAAAACATCAGCGATACGTCACCGCCTACAGGACCAGCGGGGTAGAGTTTGAACAGGCGGAACAACTCATTGCTTGGGTCGAACAACAGATACCGCGACTCACCGATCGTCCGAACCGATTTCAACATGATGACTTTCATTTAGGCAACCTGATCGTCCGGGACGGATCGCTCGTAGGTGTGATTGATTTTGATCAAGCGGATTATGGCGACCCGTGGCATGATTTCGTCAAGCTCGGGCTGTTTACGGTCGAACAGAGCATTCCGTTTGCCCGGGGGCAGCTCAAGGGCTATTTTGACGGTCCAGTCCCGGAGGCGTTTTGGGATGTCTACAGTATCTATATGGCGATGACCCTGTTCTCAGCCCTCGTCTGGACGATTCGGAATCATCCGGAGGAAGTCACTGAGATGACCGGTCGCCTGACGCGTATTCTTGCGGCGCACGACAACTTCTCGCGACGGATTCCGGAATGGTACACGGGCTGA
- a CDS encoding guanylate kinase: MSGKIILLIGGSGSGKSSLIKRLRHEYEHVRFIPSVTTRPKRPTEQDGESYHFVDVKTFQQLIQETGFIEYAHVHRAWYGTPRQAYEDVVATNGIVIKDIDPKGAAAFKELFEDRVITIFVSVPPDLMKERLLMRGDTPEFEARLIDYSEAWKDRDHYDYMIENIDFEQAYAELLGIISEYIPGQPSA, encoded by the coding sequence ATGTCAGGTAAAATCATTCTATTGATTGGTGGATCGGGCAGCGGAAAGTCGTCCTTAATCAAACGATTACGACACGAGTATGAACATGTCCGGTTCATTCCCTCCGTGACGACACGACCGAAACGCCCGACCGAACAAGACGGGGAAAGTTATCATTTCGTCGACGTGAAAACGTTCCAGCAATTGATTCAAGAGACAGGGTTCATCGAATATGCGCACGTCCACCGGGCGTGGTACGGAACACCACGTCAAGCCTATGAAGACGTCGTGGCGACGAACGGAATTGTCATCAAAGACATCGATCCGAAAGGTGCGGCAGCGTTCAAGGAATTGTTCGAAGACCGTGTCATCACGATTTTCGTGTCCGTTCCACCTGATCTGATGAAAGAACGTCTGTTGATGCGCGGGGATACACCGGAGTTCGAAGCACGGCTCATCGATTACTCGGAAGCTTGGAAAGACCGGGACCACTATGACTATATGATTGAAAACATTGATTTTGAACAGGCCTACGCGGAGTTACTCGGGATTATCTCGGAGTATATCCCAGGACAGCCATCAGCGTAA
- a CDS encoding glycerophosphodiester phosphodiesterase: MQWFAHRGASDAFPENTLEAFEAALPDVDGIEFDVHFSKDGVGIVIHDETVDRTTDGTGRVVDLTLAELKQLNAGARFKGTGPQRAMIPTLDEVLELVAPTQIVLNIELKTDTIRYEGLEAYVVERCRAHQLAPNRLIFSSFNHYSIDTIRQLDPSLETALLYPYPLFHPEQQAKQLGAKGIHPDYRRVTAEDVALAHAVGISVRVYTPKSAEDVRRMKAIGIDAVIVNDPKGFKAQLSID; encoded by the coding sequence ATGCAATGGTTTGCCCACCGCGGCGCAAGTGACGCGTTTCCGGAAAATACGCTCGAGGCGTTCGAAGCAGCCTTACCGGACGTCGATGGCATCGAATTCGATGTCCATTTCTCAAAAGACGGCGTCGGAATCGTCATTCATGACGAAACGGTCGACCGGACGACGGACGGAACGGGGCGTGTCGTTGATCTTACGCTTGCAGAACTCAAACAATTGAATGCAGGAGCGCGCTTTAAGGGTACGGGACCGCAGCGTGCGATGATTCCAACACTTGACGAAGTCTTAGAGCTCGTGGCGCCAACGCAAATCGTCCTCAATATCGAACTGAAGACGGATACGATCCGTTATGAAGGTCTCGAGGCCTACGTCGTCGAACGGTGCCGTGCCCATCAGCTTGCACCAAATCGATTAATCTTCAGTTCCTTCAATCATTACTCGATTGATACGATTCGTCAGCTTGATCCGTCACTCGAGACAGCACTGCTCTATCCGTATCCGTTGTTTCACCCGGAGCAACAAGCGAAGCAGCTCGGGGCGAAGGGCATCCATCCGGATTATCGTCGCGTGACGGCAGAAGACGTCGCACTCGCTCACGCCGTAGGAATCTCCGTCCGTGTCTATACTCCGAAATCGGCAGAGGATGTCAGACGGATGAAAGCGATCGGCATCGATGCCGTCATCGTCAATGATCCAAAGGGGTTCAAAGCGCAGTTGTCGATCGACTAA